One genomic region from Campylobacter concisus encodes:
- the napA gene encoding nitrate reductase catalytic subunit NapA, whose product MNRREFIKSAAASAACASAGIAVPSSLSAANEAEKGWRWDKAACRFCGTGCGIMVATKEGKIVAVKGDPEAPVNRGLNCIKGYFNAKIMYGEDRITHPLLRVNEKGEFDKKGKFKQVSWKQAFDVMEAQFRKAYDELGPHGIGVLGSGQYTIPEGYAAVKLIKGGFRSNSIDPNARHCMASAVVGFMQVFGIDEPSGCFDDIELTDTIVAWGANMAEMHPILWARVSDRKLSDPDRVKVVNLSTYSTRTSNLADIEIIFAPSSDLAIWNYIAREIVYNHPEMIDEEFVKKHCVFTAGPVDIGYGLRPDIHHKKYAPSELDTAATEKSKVLSEAEGVTLSYLGLKAGDTLENKNAAKAGDHWQITFEEFKKALDPYTLDFTAKVAKGDPNEDIEEFKKKLKALADLYIEKNRKVVSFWTMGFNQHQRGTWVNEQAYMVHFLLGKQALPGSGAFSLTGQPSACGTAREVGTFVHRLPADMVVANPKHRETTEKIWKLPAGTLNAVPGSHYVKMMRDVEDGKVKFIWVQVNNPWQNTANANHWIKAAREMDNFIVVSDPYPGISAKVADLILPTAMIYEKWGAYGNAERRTQHWRQQVLPVGEAMPDIWQMMEFSKRFKLKDVWGEKKLNDKVTLPSVLEEAKAMGYSEEDTLFDVLFANEEAKKFSANDPIMENYDNTEVFGDSRKVIGSDGKEFKGYGFFIHKYLWEEYRKFGVGHGHDLADFDTYHRVRGLRWPVVDGKETQWRFNTKFDPYAKKAAPNEKFAFYGNKNAALPTGDLKGVKNQEKTPLANKAKIFFRPYMDPCEMPSKDYPFWLCTGRVLEHWHTGTMTMRVPELYRAVPEALCYMHEDDAKNLGVMQNEIVWVESRRGKVKARVDLKGRNKPPVGLVYVPFFDENVYINKVCLDATCPISKETDYKKCAVKIYKA is encoded by the coding sequence ATGAATCGACGAGAATTCATAAAAAGTGCTGCGGCTAGTGCTGCTTGTGCTAGTGCTGGTATAGCCGTACCAAGCTCGCTAAGCGCGGCAAATGAAGCTGAAAAAGGCTGGCGTTGGGATAAGGCTGCCTGTAGATTTTGTGGAACCGGATGTGGCATCATGGTCGCTACAAAAGAGGGCAAGATAGTAGCTGTAAAAGGCGATCCAGAAGCACCAGTAAATCGTGGTCTAAACTGCATTAAAGGCTATTTTAATGCTAAGATCATGTACGGCGAGGACAGGATCACTCATCCGCTTTTACGTGTAAATGAAAAAGGAGAATTTGATAAAAAGGGTAAATTTAAGCAAGTAAGCTGGAAGCAAGCATTTGATGTTATGGAGGCTCAGTTTAGAAAAGCATATGATGAGCTAGGACCTCATGGTATCGGAGTTCTAGGCTCTGGTCAATATACAATTCCAGAAGGTTACGCTGCTGTTAAGCTTATAAAAGGTGGCTTTAGAAGCAATAGCATCGATCCAAACGCAAGACACTGCATGGCAAGCGCGGTTGTTGGCTTTATGCAAGTTTTTGGTATAGACGAGCCATCAGGCTGTTTTGATGATATCGAACTAACTGATACTATCGTGGCTTGGGGCGCAAATATGGCTGAGATGCACCCGATCCTTTGGGCACGTGTGAGCGATAGAAAGCTTAGCGATCCTGATAGAGTAAAGGTCGTAAATTTAAGCACCTACTCAACTAGAACATCAAATTTAGCTGACATCGAGATCATTTTTGCTCCGTCATCTGACCTTGCTATCTGGAACTACATCGCTCGCGAGATAGTTTATAACCACCCAGAGATGATCGATGAAGAATTTGTTAAAAAGCACTGTGTCTTCACAGCTGGCCCAGTTGATATCGGATATGGTCTGCGCCCAGACATTCATCACAAAAAATATGCTCCAAGCGAGCTAGATACTGCTGCGACTGAGAAGTCAAAGGTACTAAGCGAGGCTGAGGGCGTTACGCTTTCTTATCTTGGACTAAAAGCTGGTGATACACTTGAAAATAAAAATGCTGCAAAGGCTGGCGATCACTGGCAAATAACATTTGAAGAGTTTAAAAAAGCTCTTGATCCTTACACGCTTGACTTTACTGCAAAGGTGGCAAAGGGCGATCCAAACGAAGATATAGAAGAATTTAAGAAAAAACTAAAAGCACTTGCTGATCTTTATATCGAAAAAAACCGCAAAGTTGTAAGTTTCTGGACTATGGGCTTTAACCAACACCAACGTGGCACATGGGTAAATGAGCAAGCTTATATGGTTCACTTCTTACTTGGCAAACAAGCACTTCCAGGCTCAGGTGCTTTTTCTCTAACTGGACAACCAAGTGCATGTGGCACTGCAAGAGAGGTTGGAACATTCGTTCACCGCTTGCCAGCTGATATGGTTGTCGCCAATCCAAAACACAGAGAGACAACTGAAAAAATTTGGAAACTACCTGCTGGAACACTAAATGCCGTTCCAGGCTCACACTACGTAAAAATGATGCGTGACGTTGAGGATGGCAAGGTTAAATTTATCTGGGTTCAGGTAAATAACCCATGGCAAAATACTGCAAACGCAAACCACTGGATCAAAGCGGCTCGCGAGATGGACAACTTTATCGTCGTAAGCGACCCTTATCCAGGAATTTCTGCAAAAGTGGCTGACCTTATCCTTCCAACTGCGATGATATATGAAAAATGGGGCGCATACGGTAATGCTGAAAGAAGGACACAACACTGGAGACAGCAAGTGCTTCCAGTTGGTGAAGCGATGCCCGATATTTGGCAAATGATGGAATTTAGTAAGCGCTTTAAGCTAAAAGACGTTTGGGGCGAGAAAAAACTAAACGACAAAGTGACACTTCCAAGCGTGCTTGAAGAGGCAAAAGCTATGGGATACAGCGAAGAAGATACGCTATTTGACGTGCTTTTTGCAAACGAGGAGGCTAAGAAATTTAGCGCAAACGATCCGATCATGGAAAACTACGACAATACAGAAGTATTTGGCGATAGCAGAAAAGTGATCGGCTCAGATGGTAAAGAATTTAAAGGATATGGATTTTTCATCCATAAATATCTTTGGGAAGAGTATAGAAAATTTGGCGTTGGACATGGTCACGACCTAGCTGACTTTGACACTTACCACAGAGTAAGAGGTCTTAGATGGCCAGTAGTTGATGGCAAAGAGACTCAGTGGAGATTTAATACTAAATTTGACCCATACGCTAAAAAAGCTGCCCCAAATGAGAAATTTGCGTTCTATGGCAACAAAAATGCAGCACTTCCAACAGGTGATCTAAAAGGCGTGAAAAATCAAGAGAAAACTCCTCTTGCAAACAAAGCGAAAATTTTCTTCCGTCCTTACATGGATCCATGCGAGATGCCAAGCAAAGATTATCCATTCTGGCTATGTACTGGCCGTGTTCTAGAGCACTGGCATACAGGTACGATGACTATGCGTGTTCCTGAGCTTTATAGAGCGGTTCCAGAGGCGCTTTGCTATATGCACGAAGATGATGCTAAAAATCTTGGCGTAATGCAAAACGAGATCGTTTGGGTCGAGTCACGCCGTGGCAAGGTAAAAGCAAGAGTAGATCTAAAAGGTAGAAATAAGCCGCCAGTAGGTCTTGTTTATGTGCCTTTCTTTGATGAAAACGTATATATAAACAAAGTATGTCTTGACGCTACTTGCCCAATCTCAAAAGAGACTGATTATAAAAAGTGTGCGGTTAAAATTTACAAAGCATAG
- the napG gene encoding ferredoxin-type protein NapG, translating to MGFSSRREALKFGAKVALLALGGGFVWSLSAKASPLMLLRPPGAKEEKQFLQSCIRCGLCVEACPFDTLKLSSLEDGISIGTPYFEPRKIPCYMCENIPCVPACPTGALDVNLVSTKGKLDINKAKMGVAVVDMKNCVAHWGIQCDACYRACPLLDKALYLEYRRNERTQKHAFLLPVVDSDICTGCGLCERACITKKAAITVLNRDAVLGKVGDNYVKGWIKEDERRIDDADSKIKLDIKKATDYLNGGEL from the coding sequence ATGGGATTTTCAAGTAGGCGAGAGGCTTTAAAATTTGGAGCAAAAGTAGCACTTTTAGCTCTTGGCGGAGGCTTTGTTTGGTCGCTTAGCGCTAAAGCTTCGCCACTTATGCTTCTTAGGCCTCCTGGTGCAAAGGAAGAGAAGCAATTTTTACAAAGCTGCATTAGGTGTGGACTTTGCGTAGAGGCTTGTCCATTTGATACGCTAAAGCTCTCATCGCTAGAAGATGGCATAAGCATTGGAACGCCTTATTTTGAGCCTAGAAAAATTCCTTGCTATATGTGTGAAAATATCCCTTGTGTGCCAGCCTGTCCGACTGGAGCTTTGGACGTAAATTTAGTAAGCACAAAAGGTAAGCTTGACATAAATAAGGCCAAAATGGGTGTTGCGGTGGTCGATATGAAAAACTGCGTGGCGCACTGGGGCATACAGTGCGATGCTTGTTACAGGGCTTGTCCTCTTTTGGATAAAGCCTTATATCTTGAGTATCGCCGCAACGAAAGGACGCAAAAGCATGCCTTTTTACTTCCAGTGGTCGATAGCGACATCTGCACCGGATGTGGCCTATGCGAGCGAGCCTGTATCACTAAAAAAGCGGCCATTACCGTGCTAAATCGTGACGCGGTGCTTGGCAAAGTAGGCGATAACTACGTCAAAGGCTGGATAAAAGAAGATGAAAGACGCATAGACGATGCAGACAGCAAAATAAAGCTTGACATTAAAAAAGCGACTGATTATCTAAATGGTGGTGAGCTATGA
- the napH gene encoding quinol dehydrogenase ferredoxin subunit NapH, which translates to MKFLILRRITQISILALFVLGNFYGVKILSGNLSSSLLFGKIPLSDPFALVQILLASFSAGINAIIGAGIIFAFYALVAPRAFCSWICPINLLTDIAFKLRGKFGFKGEKVLNVSKNLRYYLLALALILSLALSYPVFESVSYIGIIQRGIIYGSASALGIAVAIIAFDMFVLKRGICSHVCPLGAFYAIISKFALIRVKHDAQACTKCMKCKLICPEMQVLDMIGKESRSVSSSECISCGRCIDVCGDGALKFSIRNLRREK; encoded by the coding sequence ATGAAATTTTTAATCTTAAGACGAATAACTCAAATTTCTATCCTAGCACTATTTGTCCTAGGAAATTTTTACGGAGTTAAGATACTTAGTGGAAATTTAAGCTCATCTTTGCTTTTTGGAAAAATTCCACTAAGCGATCCATTTGCTTTGGTTCAAATTTTACTTGCAAGCTTTAGTGCTGGCATAAATGCAATTATTGGAGCTGGCATTATCTTTGCATTTTACGCGCTAGTTGCTCCAAGAGCGTTTTGTTCGTGGATATGCCCAATAAATTTACTAACCGATATCGCTTTTAAACTAAGAGGGAAATTTGGCTTTAAGGGCGAAAAAGTCTTAAATGTGAGTAAAAATTTACGTTATTACTTGCTGGCTCTTGCTCTTATATTAAGCCTTGCTTTGTCTTATCCAGTATTTGAGAGCGTTAGCTATATTGGCATTATTCAGCGTGGCATTATTTACGGCTCAGCTAGTGCTTTAGGCATAGCAGTTGCGATCATTGCTTTTGATATGTTTGTGTTAAAGCGTGGCATTTGCTCGCACGTTTGTCCACTTGGTGCCTTTTATGCCATTATCTCAAAATTTGCCCTAATTAGAGTAAAACATGATGCCCAGGCTTGCACAAAATGTATGAAATGTAAGCTTATTTGCCCAGAAATGCAAGTGCTTGACATGATCGGTAAAGAGAGCCGCTCAGTTAGCTCAAGTGAGTGCATAAGCTGTGGCAGGTGCATTGATGTTTGTGGAGACGGGGCTTTGAAATTTAGTATTAGAAATTTAAGGAGAGAAAAATGA
- a CDS encoding nitrate reductase cytochrome c-type subunit — MKIKIMMLGGLCAAFFAACTFNNPSISDSQIGLRNIDLLDDKDVVLKDVNYTKEPAGMSKKFDRSFENAPPFIPHDTEGLVPITKDMNMCVTCHMPEFAKDSGATPIPSSHFYDIRNKKDLAGKLDDERYNCTTCHVEQQNGVTQLVGNKFKPDFRDKNGTHKSNLLDVLNDGVK, encoded by the coding sequence ATGAAAATAAAAATAATGATGCTTGGAGGATTGTGTGCTGCGTTTTTTGCGGCATGTACTTTTAATAATCCAAGTATTAGTGATTCGCAAATCGGCCTTAGAAATATCGATTTGCTAGACGATAAAGACGTTGTATTAAAAGATGTGAACTACACAAAAGAGCCAGCTGGTATGTCAAAGAAATTTGATAGGTCTTTTGAAAATGCACCACCATTTATCCCACACGATACTGAGGGTTTAGTACCTATCACAAAAGATATGAATATGTGCGTAACCTGCCATATGCCTGAGTTTGCAAAAGATAGTGGAGCAACACCGATACCATCATCTCACTTTTATGATATCAGAAACAAAAAAGATCTTGCAGGCAAGCTTGATGATGAAAGATATAACTGCACAACATGCCACGTTGAGCAACAAAATGGTGTAACGCAGCTCGTTGGTAATAAATTTAAGCCTGATTTTAGAGATAAAAACGGCACTCATAAGTCAAACTTGCTAGATGTTTTAAACGATGGTGTTAAATAA
- a CDS encoding 4Fe-4S ferredoxin — protein MQSRRELFSKILGAKSAPKFITPPFFSGEFDCGGCDASCVNACKKELLSFENERVVFKVKKLGCDFCEECAKACESLGKKTLSPSSPKSINAKVSIDVSSCLAWNDTICYNCLDACKFKAVEFLGVFRPIVNQKCVSCGECFDVCFKNSLQMEAL, from the coding sequence ATGCAAAGCAGGCGAGAGCTTTTTAGTAAAATTTTGGGGGCAAAATCTGCTCCCAAATTTATAACTCCGCCATTTTTTAGCGGAGAGTTTGACTGCGGTGGATGCGATGCTAGCTGTGTAAATGCTTGTAAAAAAGAGCTTCTTAGCTTTGAAAATGAAAGGGTAGTTTTTAAAGTTAAAAAGCTGGGCTGTGACTTTTGCGAAGAGTGTGCAAAGGCTTGTGAGAGTCTTGGTAAAAAGACATTAAGCCCAAGCTCACCAAAGAGTATAAATGCAAAAGTTAGCATCGATGTTTCTAGCTGTCTAGCATGGAACGATACAATCTGCTACAACTGCCTTGATGCTTGTAAATTTAAAGCAGTCGAATTTCTTGGCGTTTTTCGTCCTATTGTTAATCAAAAATGCGTAAGTTGCGGCGAATGCTTTGATGTTTGCTTTAAAAATTCACTTCAAATGGAGGCCTTATGA